In Candidatus Zixiibacteriota bacterium, one genomic interval encodes:
- the menH gene encoding 2-succinyl-6-hydroxy-2,4-cyclohexadiene-1-carboxylate synthase produces MTEPNIIRLHYQRRGDPRHQAVLLLHGFMGSADDWDEEITDPLVESGLQVLAVDLPGHGRTVVQGDKENYRMECVATAIVNLLQELGIESPHLLGYSMGGRLALYMAVRHSQHFRRIVLESASPGLEAKTVWYARVLADAELARRMHTQPMEPFLREWYAQPLFASMATRPERLERLIARRMENDLQGLQMSLQGMGTGAQVSLWSELPSVNLPILLIAGGNDSKFCVIGRQIETRCPFSSLEIVPGCGHNVHFERPREYAKLVREFLHD; encoded by the coding sequence ATGACAGAACCAAACATCATCAGACTCCACTACCAGCGACGAGGAGACCCCCGGCATCAGGCAGTGTTGCTGCTGCACGGTTTCATGGGGTCGGCCGACGACTGGGATGAGGAGATTACCGACCCGTTGGTTGAATCCGGCCTGCAAGTTCTGGCTGTCGATCTGCCGGGACACGGGCGGACAGTCGTCCAGGGTGACAAAGAAAACTATCGTATGGAATGCGTCGCCACCGCCATCGTGAACCTGCTCCAGGAGCTTGGCATCGAATCGCCGCATCTGCTCGGATACTCGATGGGGGGACGGCTCGCGTTGTATATGGCTGTGCGTCACTCCCAACACTTTCGACGAATCGTACTGGAGTCAGCCTCACCCGGTCTTGAGGCGAAGACTGTCTGGTATGCACGCGTTCTGGCCGATGCCGAACTGGCCCGGCGTATGCATACGCAGCCGATGGAGCCGTTTCTTCGTGAGTGGTACGCACAGCCCCTGTTCGCTTCCATGGCCACTCGACCCGAACGGCTGGAACGGTTGATTGCCAGACGAATGGAAAACGATCTTCAGGGTCTCCAAATGTCATTGCAGGGCATGGGTACGGGTGCTCAGGTGTCGCTGTGGAGCGAGCTGCCCAGTGTGAATCTTCCGATACTCTTGATCGCTGGTGGAAATGACAGTAAATTCTGTGTCATCGGTCGTCAGATCGAAACACGCTGTCCGTTTTCATCCCTGGAAATCGTGCCGGGTTGCGGACACAATGTGCACTTTGAGCGACCGCGCGAGTATGCTAAATTGGTGCGAGAGTTTTTGCACGATTGA
- the menB gene encoding 1,4-dihydroxy-2-naphthoyl-CoA synthase, giving the protein MECNMSEIQWTEATSFEDIKYHKTESIARITINRPQKRNAFRPQTVFEMGRALADARDDQEIGVIILTGEGEKAFCSGGDQTLRGDAGYVDDTGVHRLNVLDFQRQIRTCPKPVIAMVAGYCIGGGHVLHLMCDLTIAADNAVFGQTGPRVGSFDGGYGASYMARIIGQKKAREIWFLCRQYDARQALDMGMVNCVVPLDQLEAETVRWCREILANSPMAIRCLKAALNADCDGQAGLQELAGNATMLFYMTEEGQEGRDAYVQKRKPDFSRFPRQP; this is encoded by the coding sequence ATGGAGTGTAACATGAGTGAGATACAATGGACCGAAGCCACATCGTTTGAAGACATCAAGTACCACAAGACCGAAAGTATTGCCAGGATAACCATTAACCGTCCGCAAAAACGAAACGCCTTCAGGCCGCAAACAGTTTTCGAGATGGGGCGAGCCCTGGCCGATGCCCGCGACGACCAGGAGATCGGTGTGATCATTCTCACCGGCGAGGGAGAAAAAGCGTTTTGCTCAGGCGGTGACCAAACGCTGCGTGGCGACGCCGGGTATGTCGACGATACCGGCGTCCATCGGCTAAACGTGCTGGACTTTCAACGCCAGATTCGCACCTGTCCCAAACCGGTGATCGCGATGGTGGCCGGGTATTGTATCGGCGGTGGGCATGTGCTGCATCTGATGTGTGACTTGACCATCGCAGCCGACAACGCTGTTTTTGGGCAGACCGGCCCCAGGGTGGGATCGTTCGACGGCGGTTACGGGGCCAGCTATATGGCCCGTATCATCGGACAGAAAAAAGCGCGCGAGATATGGTTTTTGTGTCGTCAGTATGATGCCCGGCAGGCGCTGGATATGGGCATGGTCAATTGCGTGGTGCCCCTCGACCAACTCGAAGCGGAGACGGTCCGGTGGTGTCGTGAGATTCTGGCCAACTCGCCCATGGCCATTCGCTGCCTGAAAGCCGCCCTGAATGCCGACTGTGATGGCCAGGCAGGTTTGCAGGAGTTGGCTGGAAATGCCACTATGCTGTTTTATATGACTGAGGAAGGACAGGAGGGTCGCGATGCTTATGTGCAAAAACGCAAACCCGACTTTTCAAGGTTCCCTCGGCAGCCGTAG
- a CDS encoding 1,4-dihydroxy-2-naphthoate polyprenyltransferase translates to MTDSQITLWFSAARPKTLPAAVAPVIIGTSMAYADGVMVILPALAALFGAVMIQIGTNLANDYYDFIKGADRADRIGPTRLTQAGLISPRSMKRAAFVVFGIAMLAGCYLVWRGGWPIVAVGLTSILFGVLYTGGPFPLGYHGLGELFVLVFFGPVAVAGAYYVQALNINFAPIMAGLAPGLISVAILVVNNLRDIDNDRAAGKRTLAVRLGRTFARWEYTLSVLFACLLPPVLVVWFDGRWFSMLACLTLAGCVPAIKTVWTTVDGHRLNNILAATGRLLLLYTILFSIGWVL, encoded by the coding sequence ATGACAGACTCACAAATCACACTCTGGTTCTCGGCGGCGCGACCCAAAACTCTTCCGGCGGCCGTCGCACCCGTAATCATCGGAACTTCGATGGCTTATGCCGATGGCGTCATGGTCATTCTGCCGGCTCTGGCCGCCTTGTTCGGGGCAGTCATGATCCAGATCGGGACCAATCTGGCCAACGACTATTATGATTTCATAAAGGGGGCCGACCGCGCCGATAGGATTGGTCCCACGCGCCTCACACAGGCCGGGCTGATCTCCCCAAGGAGCATGAAACGGGCCGCCTTTGTCGTCTTCGGTATTGCTATGCTGGCCGGATGCTATCTTGTCTGGCGGGGGGGATGGCCGATTGTGGCTGTTGGACTAACCTCGATCCTGTTCGGAGTTCTATACACCGGTGGTCCCTTCCCGCTGGGCTACCACGGACTCGGCGAGTTGTTCGTACTGGTCTTTTTCGGCCCGGTGGCCGTTGCCGGGGCATACTATGTTCAAGCCCTCAACATAAACTTCGCCCCGATCATGGCCGGACTTGCGCCCGGTCTGATATCGGTGGCCATACTCGTGGTCAACAACCTGCGCGACATTGACAACGACCGAGCGGCCGGCAAACGAACACTGGCCGTCAGGCTCGGACGAACCTTTGCCCGCTGGGAGTACACTTTGTCTGTGCTCTTTGCATGTCTTCTACCCCCGGTGCTGGTAGTCTGGTTCGATGGGCGCTGGTTTTCGATGTTGGCTTGTCTCACCCTGGCCGGATGCGTTCCAGCGATCAAAACAGTATGGACAACGGTAGATGGCCATCGGTTGAACAACATCCTGGCCGCCACCGGGCGGCTGTTGTTGCTCTACACTATTCTGTTTTCAATTGGCTGGGTGTTGTGA
- the menC gene encoding o-succinylbenzoate synthase, with amino-acid sequence MKIAQFHLHEYALPLKRPLVIGRETHHRRHGCVIELKDETGTVCFGEVAPLGGYSDESQTDVETELRLLRSSLVGSEIPEHLEELSGGFDSWLGRYQLAPSVRFGFESAVLIMAAKLRRVSLARLLSDKPLKRVSVNALLTGDHGEVLAQVRRGLELGYSAFKLKVGGRPVDDDIRLTREVRDLIGPDAALRLDANRRWTRHEFNQFAHEVRGIGIDYIEEPISDISLLHRLTDIEDTEAPLALDESLRMISPDELHQWPGVKAIVLKPTQLGLERAVRSARAATRLGITSVFSSSYESSLGLTIIAHIAAAYSATDTPTGLDTVGVFQEDLLTPSLTIKGGQVVIDELPDVVQSINRDRFKEITDA; translated from the coding sequence GTGAAGATAGCCCAATTCCACCTGCATGAGTATGCGCTGCCGTTAAAGCGCCCCCTGGTTATCGGTCGGGAAACACACCACCGGCGGCACGGCTGTGTCATTGAGCTCAAGGATGAAACGGGCACGGTGTGCTTTGGCGAAGTGGCGCCCCTGGGTGGTTACAGCGATGAATCCCAGACCGACGTTGAAACTGAACTGCGGCTCTTGCGAAGCTCTCTGGTCGGCAGTGAGATACCTGAGCATCTTGAAGAACTCTCAGGCGGTTTCGATAGCTGGTTGGGCCGCTACCAATTGGCACCCTCGGTGCGCTTCGGATTCGAGAGCGCCGTGTTGATCATGGCGGCAAAGCTGCGCCGGGTTTCACTGGCTCGGCTACTCTCTGATAAGCCCCTCAAGAGAGTGTCGGTCAACGCACTCTTGACCGGGGACCATGGCGAGGTTTTGGCACAGGTGCGAAGAGGGCTTGAGTTGGGATACTCTGCTTTCAAACTCAAGGTTGGTGGGAGACCGGTTGATGACGATATCCGGTTGACCAGAGAGGTCCGCGACCTGATCGGTCCGGATGCTGCCTTGCGTCTCGATGCCAACCGTCGGTGGACCCGGCACGAATTTAATCAGTTTGCACACGAAGTGCGGGGGATAGGTATCGATTATATAGAAGAACCGATCTCAGATATCTCGTTGCTGCACCGCTTGACCGACATTGAGGATACGGAAGCACCCCTGGCCCTGGACGAGAGTTTGCGAATGATCTCGCCGGATGAGTTGCACCAGTGGCCGGGCGTCAAAGCAATCGTACTGAAACCTACACAACTCGGTCTCGAACGGGCGGTCCGTTCTGCCCGGGCGGCTACACGATTGGGTATAACCTCGGTCTTCAGTTCCTCGTATGAGTCAAGTCTCGGACTCACGATAATTGCACACATCGCGGCGGCCTACAGCGCGACCGACACACCGACCGGTCTGGACACGGTTGGTGTTTTTCAAGAGGACTTGCTGACACCATCATTGACGATAAAAGGCGGTCAGGTGGTTATAGACGAACTGCCGGACGTGGTCCAGTCGATCAATCGCGACCGATTCAAGGAAATCACGGATGCCTGA
- the menE gene encoding o-succinylbenzoate--CoA ligase — protein MPEIECPLCRAAVRRPDQPALISRDTVLTYGEFSRQVTATATALQADGVSQGDLVCLLADNCLSYPLLLHALWRLGAVACPISTRWPETSVAQLLSRIGCRLLVTTSDRMSDGYPTSVRQLEIDHHTLPGSSVGDVEQRPNMVDPDRAATVIFTSGTTTAPKAVLHSFGNHYYSAIGSNENIPVSPPDRWLLSLPLYHVGGLAIMFRMLLGGGTVVVGSGDDQIGESVERYQITHLSLVPTQLIRLLQEGLSPSATKRLKAVLIGGGPVRPELMVAAGDRGWPVFSTYGLTEMASQVTTSAPNDTQARSSTSGRLLSGRELIISPAGEILVRGKTLFAGYFNSKRVEKATDDEGWFHTGDTGALDCDGNLTVSGRLDNMFVSGGENIHPEEIETRLSGLQGVLQALVVPLADKEFGLRPTAILKLSSDTSLPVADITAHLEKHLPRFKIPVRLLQWPQSDGGGEMKPDRRRFRKLVQENAVADIT, from the coding sequence ATGCCTGAGATCGAATGTCCATTGTGTCGAGCAGCCGTGCGCCGGCCGGATCAACCGGCTCTCATAAGCCGCGATACGGTCCTCACCTACGGCGAGTTCAGCCGACAAGTGACGGCCACAGCAACGGCGTTACAAGCCGATGGGGTTAGCCAGGGCGATCTGGTCTGCCTGTTGGCCGACAACTGCTTGTCATACCCATTGCTGCTGCATGCTTTGTGGCGGCTCGGGGCGGTGGCTTGTCCAATCAGTACGCGATGGCCGGAAACGTCCGTGGCACAATTGCTCAGTAGGATCGGCTGCCGCCTTTTGGTAACGACAAGTGATCGTATGAGCGATGGATACCCGACGTCGGTACGGCAATTGGAGATTGATCATCATACCCTCCCGGGTTCGTCTGTCGGGGATGTCGAACAAAGGCCGAACATGGTCGATCCAGATCGTGCGGCCACGGTCATCTTCACATCAGGAACTACTACCGCGCCGAAAGCTGTACTGCACAGCTTCGGCAATCACTACTATAGTGCCATCGGCTCGAACGAGAACATCCCCGTGTCGCCTCCCGACCGCTGGTTGCTCTCTTTGCCACTGTATCACGTCGGTGGACTGGCCATCATGTTTCGCATGTTGCTTGGCGGTGGGACGGTTGTTGTCGGCTCCGGCGATGATCAAATTGGCGAATCTGTAGAGCGGTATCAGATCACACACCTGTCGCTGGTGCCCACGCAACTGATCCGGTTACTTCAAGAGGGACTTTCACCGTCGGCTACAAAACGATTGAAAGCTGTATTGATCGGGGGCGGTCCGGTACGACCTGAGTTGATGGTCGCGGCTGGTGACCGCGGTTGGCCTGTCTTTTCAACTTACGGCCTCACCGAGATGGCTTCGCAGGTCACCACCAGCGCACCCAATGACACTCAGGCTCGGTCGAGCACATCCGGCAGGCTGTTGTCCGGTCGCGAACTGATCATCTCACCGGCCGGCGAGATTCTGGTGAGAGGCAAGACCCTTTTCGCGGGCTATTTCAATTCAAAAAGAGTGGAGAAAGCAACTGATGACGAAGGTTGGTTTCACACCGGCGACACCGGCGCCCTCGACTGCGATGGTAATCTGACGGTGTCTGGCCGCCTCGATAACATGTTTGTCTCGGGCGGAGAGAATATCCACCCTGAGGAAATCGAAACCAGACTCTCCGGTTTGCAGGGAGTGCTCCAGGCATTGGTGGTGCCGCTGGCCGACAAGGAATTCGGTCTTCGACCCACAGCCATTCTGAAACTTAGTTCGGATACTTCATTGCCTGTTGCAGACATTACCGCTCACCTGGAGAAACACCTACCTCGGTT